The Caballeronia sp. Lep1P3 genome window below encodes:
- a CDS encoding DNA polymerase III subunit delta', giving the protein MIYPWQTDDWQRIAQLRAHWPHALLLHGEAGIGKLQFAQHLAQGLLCEQPAANGEPCGTCPACLWFSQGNHPDYRAVLPEALAGLAAVAGTDDPSADKSDDGEGKKTRAPSKEIKIEQVRALLDFCGVGSHRGGMRVVLMYPAEALNVAAANALLKTLEEPPAGVVFLLVSARIDRLLPTIISRCRQWPMSVPEPDAARAWLASQGIDDAAGLLAEAGGAPLAALALARDENRALRDFALAQLAAGPNCDAFACGENLQKLPVPMVLGWLQRWLYDVLAERTAGRPRYFPGASKALARCAQSADPAALARCIKTVTRQRAVENHPLNARLVFEELFLAYRGIFTA; this is encoded by the coding sequence ATGATCTACCCCTGGCAAACCGACGATTGGCAACGCATTGCGCAACTGCGCGCGCACTGGCCGCACGCGCTCCTGCTGCACGGAGAGGCGGGCATCGGCAAGCTGCAGTTCGCGCAGCATCTCGCGCAGGGGCTTTTGTGCGAGCAGCCCGCCGCGAATGGCGAGCCGTGCGGGACGTGCCCGGCGTGCCTGTGGTTCTCGCAGGGCAATCATCCGGATTACCGCGCGGTGCTGCCCGAGGCGTTAGCCGGGCTCGCGGCTGTCGCCGGTACTGACGACCCATCCGCCGATAAATCCGACGACGGCGAAGGCAAGAAGACCCGCGCGCCCAGCAAGGAAATCAAGATCGAGCAGGTGCGCGCGCTGTTGGACTTCTGCGGCGTCGGCTCGCATCGCGGCGGCATGCGCGTCGTGCTGATGTATCCGGCCGAGGCGCTCAATGTCGCGGCGGCGAACGCGCTTCTGAAGACGCTCGAAGAACCGCCTGCGGGCGTCGTTTTCTTGCTGGTGTCGGCGCGCATCGACCGGCTTTTGCCGACCATCATCAGCCGCTGCCGTCAGTGGCCGATGAGCGTGCCGGAGCCGGACGCGGCGCGCGCGTGGCTCGCCTCGCAAGGTATCGACGATGCCGCCGGCCTGCTCGCCGAAGCGGGCGGCGCGCCGCTCGCCGCGCTCGCGCTGGCCCGCGACGAAAACCGCGCGCTGCGCGATTTCGCGCTCGCGCAACTCGCGGCCGGCCCGAACTGCGATGCCTTCGCGTGCGGAGAAAACCTCCAGAAGCTGCCGGTGCCGATGGTGCTCGGCTGGCTGCAGCGCTGGCTGTACGACGTGCTCGCGGAGCGCACGGCCGGCCGGCCGCGCTATTTCCCCGGCGCGTCCAAGGCGCTCGCGCGCTGCGCGCAAAGCGCCGATCCCGCCGCGCTCGCCCGCTGCATCAAGACGGTCACGCGGCAGCGCGCGGTGGAAAACCATCCGCTGAACGCGCGGCTCGTGTTCGAAGAACTGTTTCTCGCGTATCGCGGGATTTTCACCGCCTGA
- the tmk gene encoding dTMP kinase, producing the protein MARGKFITFEGIDGAGKTTHLDWFREQLEARIAASGRHVVMTREPGGTALGETLRGILLNQPMDLETEALLMFAARREHLAQVIEPALARGDWVLSDRFSDATFAYQGGGRGLPRDKLEALERWVQGGFQPDLTVLFDIPTDTASERRSSARAPDKFESESQAFFERTRAEYLRRAAESPQRFAVVDSSQSIDAIRKQLGDVIASL; encoded by the coding sequence ATGGCGCGGGGCAAGTTCATCACGTTCGAAGGCATCGACGGCGCGGGCAAGACCACGCATCTCGACTGGTTCCGCGAGCAGCTCGAAGCGCGGATCGCGGCGAGCGGCCGCCATGTCGTGATGACGCGCGAACCCGGCGGCACCGCGCTCGGCGAAACGCTGCGCGGCATTTTGCTGAATCAGCCGATGGATCTGGAGACGGAAGCGCTCCTCATGTTCGCCGCGCGCCGCGAGCATCTCGCGCAGGTCATCGAGCCAGCGCTCGCGCGCGGCGACTGGGTGCTGTCCGACCGCTTCTCCGATGCCACTTTCGCGTATCAGGGCGGCGGGCGCGGCCTGCCGCGCGACAAGCTGGAGGCGCTCGAGCGCTGGGTGCAGGGCGGTTTCCAGCCCGATCTGACCGTGCTCTTCGACATTCCCACGGACACCGCGAGCGAGCGCCGCTCGTCCGCACGCGCGCCCGACAAGTTCGAGAGCGAATCGCAGGCGTTCTTCGAGCGCACGCGCGCCGAGTATCTGCGCCGCGCGGCGGAATCGCCGCAGCGCTTCGCCGTCGTGGATTCCTCGCAGTCCATCGACGCGATCCGCAAGCAGCTCGGCGACGTCATCGCAAGCCTCTGA
- the mltG gene encoding endolytic transglycosylase MltG: protein MSFLKKCVVAAVFAAMLAVAVAGGVYYWANRPMTLSPAELDVTIKPHSSLRSVSAQLIRGGVPVEPELFVLMTRALGLSAQLKSGNYAFKSGITPYEVLQKIARGDVNEYVATVIEGWTLQKMRSELDGNPALAHDTAGMSDVDLLRAIGASEVDKACAEGLFFPDTYLFDKGTSDLTVYKRAYRTMQKRLAEAWATRAPNLPYKTPYDALIMASIVEKETGRASDRPLVAAVFANRLRIGMPLQTDPSVIYGLGPAYDGHLKKKDLQTDTPYNTYTRMGLPPTPIALPGVAALNAALNPAASSALYFVARGDGSSFFSDNLGDHNRAVDKYIRGQ, encoded by the coding sequence ATGTCCTTTCTGAAGAAATGCGTCGTGGCGGCGGTGTTCGCCGCGATGCTTGCCGTGGCCGTCGCGGGCGGCGTCTATTACTGGGCCAATCGTCCGATGACCTTGTCGCCCGCCGAACTCGACGTCACCATCAAGCCTCACAGCAGCCTGCGCAGCGTGAGCGCGCAATTGATTCGCGGCGGCGTGCCCGTCGAGCCGGAGCTTTTCGTGCTGATGACCCGCGCGCTCGGCCTGTCCGCGCAACTGAAATCCGGCAATTACGCATTCAAGAGCGGCATTACGCCTTACGAAGTGCTGCAAAAGATCGCGCGCGGCGACGTGAACGAATATGTCGCGACCGTCATCGAAGGCTGGACGCTGCAGAAAATGCGCAGCGAACTGGACGGCAATCCCGCGCTCGCGCACGACACGGCCGGCATGAGCGATGTCGACCTGCTGCGGGCCATCGGCGCGAGCGAAGTGGACAAGGCGTGCGCGGAAGGCCTCTTCTTCCCGGACACGTATCTCTTCGACAAGGGCACGAGCGATCTCACCGTCTACAAGCGCGCGTATCGCACGATGCAAAAGCGCCTCGCCGAAGCCTGGGCGACGCGCGCGCCGAACCTGCCTTACAAGACGCCTTACGACGCGCTCATCATGGCGTCGATCGTCGAGAAGGAAACGGGGCGCGCATCCGACCGGCCCCTCGTGGCCGCGGTGTTTGCCAACCGGCTGCGCATCGGCATGCCGCTGCAGACCGATCCGAGCGTGATCTACGGGTTAGGCCCCGCCTACGACGGTCATCTGAAGAAAAAAGACCTGCAAACCGACACTCCGTACAATACCTACACGCGCATGGGCCTGCCGCCGACGCCGATCGCGCTGCCCGGCGTGGCCGCGCTCAACGCCGCACTGAACCCGGCTGCGAGCAGCGCGCTCTATTTCGTCGCGCGCGGCGACGGCAGCAGCTTCTTTTCCGACAATCTGGGCGACCACAACAGGGCCGTCGACAAGTACATCCGGGGTCAATGA
- a CDS encoding folate-binding protein YgfZ has translation MNSQTTSLAAADFEAVRTAGVHIPLTQFGVIDVRGEDAAAFLHNQITNDVQHLDASTARLAGYCSPKGRLLASFLMWRTADAVRLLIPHDVQAPVQKRLSMFVLRAKAKLADASPEVAAVGFAGDVRAALSGIFDALPDGVHVKVEGPHGALIRVPDSANRPRFLWVGPKADIEAQLPRLDEKLHRGSAELWDWLDIHAGEPRITQATVEQFVPQMVNFDVLGGVNFKKGCYPGQEVVARSQYRGTIKRRTALAHGEAATPGAELFHSDDPGQPCGMVVNAAPAERGGVDCLVEIKLAALDNGAVHVGSADGPRLEFLPLPYAFPADA, from the coding sequence ATGAATTCCCAGACCACTTCCCTCGCCGCCGCCGATTTCGAAGCCGTCCGGACCGCGGGCGTCCACATTCCGCTCACGCAGTTCGGCGTGATCGACGTCAGGGGCGAAGACGCCGCTGCGTTCCTGCACAACCAGATCACCAACGACGTCCAGCATCTCGACGCCTCCACCGCGCGTCTCGCGGGCTACTGTTCGCCCAAGGGCCGCCTGCTCGCTTCGTTTCTGATGTGGCGCACGGCCGACGCGGTGCGTCTTCTGATTCCGCATGACGTTCAGGCGCCCGTGCAGAAGCGCCTGTCGATGTTCGTGCTGCGCGCAAAGGCGAAGCTCGCGGACGCCTCGCCGGAAGTCGCCGCCGTCGGCTTTGCGGGCGACGTGCGCGCCGCGCTCTCCGGCATCTTCGACGCACTGCCCGATGGCGTGCACGTCAAGGTCGAAGGTCCGCATGGCGCGCTGATCCGCGTGCCGGATTCGGCGAACCGTCCGCGCTTTCTGTGGGTCGGCCCGAAAGCGGACATCGAGGCGCAATTGCCGAGGCTCGACGAAAAGCTCCACCGCGGGAGCGCCGAACTGTGGGACTGGCTCGACATTCACGCGGGCGAGCCGCGCATCACGCAAGCGACGGTCGAGCAGTTCGTCCCGCAGATGGTCAATTTCGACGTGCTCGGCGGCGTGAACTTCAAGAAGGGCTGCTATCCGGGACAGGAAGTGGTCGCGCGCAGCCAGTATCGCGGCACGATCAAGCGGCGCACCGCGCTCGCGCACGGCGAGGCGGCCACGCCCGGCGCGGAGCTTTTCCATTCCGACGATCCCGGCCAGCCGTGCGGGATGGTCGTGAACGCGGCCCCCGCCGAGCGCGGCGGCGTGGATTGCCTCGTCGAAATCAAGCTCGCGGCGCTCGACAACGGCGCGGTGCACGTCGGTTCCGCCGATGGCCCGCGCCTCGAATTCCTGCCGCTGCCCTACGCGTTTCCCGCCGACGCCTGA
- a CDS encoding NRDE family protein produces MCLIVFDWQPDAQSDAGVHDGRALLTLSANRDEFFRRDADPMHWWTDAPGVLAGRDLAGGGTWLGVSRDGRFAALTNYRAPADMRADAPTRGTLVSGYLAGERIAPLDYLRRVAENGHRYNGFNLLCGDFTRRELGWYGNRADAPPALLDAGVHGLSNSLLNTPWPKLVAQRDALADLIHAREHPPLDVLIDTLRDPRMADDASLPSTGISVERERVLSAAFIETPEYGTRSTTALRVAPRASGLALDIKERSDDDGSHRIVRPGRFERAFAFDIA; encoded by the coding sequence ATGTGCCTCATCGTCTTCGACTGGCAGCCGGACGCACAATCCGACGCGGGTGTGCACGACGGCCGCGCGCTGCTGACGCTTTCTGCGAACCGCGACGAGTTCTTTCGCCGCGACGCCGACCCGATGCACTGGTGGACCGACGCGCCCGGCGTGCTGGCGGGCCGCGATCTGGCGGGCGGCGGTACGTGGCTCGGCGTGAGCCGCGACGGGCGCTTCGCCGCGCTCACGAACTATCGCGCGCCCGCCGACATGCGCGCCGATGCGCCCACGCGCGGCACGCTCGTGAGCGGCTATCTCGCCGGCGAGCGGATCGCGCCGCTCGATTATCTGCGGCGCGTGGCGGAAAACGGGCATCGCTACAACGGCTTCAACCTGCTGTGCGGCGACTTCACGCGGCGCGAACTCGGCTGGTACGGAAATCGCGCCGACGCGCCGCCCGCATTGCTCGACGCAGGCGTGCACGGCTTGTCGAACAGCCTGCTCAATACGCCGTGGCCGAAGCTCGTCGCGCAGCGCGACGCGCTCGCCGATCTCATCCACGCCCGCGAGCATCCGCCGCTCGACGTGCTGATCGACACGCTGCGCGATCCGCGCATGGCCGACGACGCGTCGCTGCCGTCCACCGGCATTTCCGTCGAGCGGGAGCGCGTGCTATCGGCGGCGTTCATCGAGACGCCGGAATACGGCACGCGCAGCACGACCGCACTACGCGTCGCGCCGCGCGCGTCGGGTCTTGCGCTCGACATCAAGGAGCGCAGCGACGACGACGGCTCGCATCGCATCGTGCGGCCGGGGCGCTTCGAGCGGGCGTTCGCGTTCGATATCGCCTGA
- a CDS encoding alpha/beta hydrolase, whose amino-acid sequence MPLNPKIAQILEMVARANRPPYHTLTPQQARAAYAMSAPILDIAPLPMHAVEDLRIPTRDGFEIGVRVYHPVTPNWAEPAAALLYLHGGGFTVGSIETHDALCRKFAHDAACAVVSVDYRLAPEHKFPVAVNDAFDALQWLAREAPTLGIDAARLAIGGDSAGGTLATVCAVLARDAGIALRLQLLIYPGTSAHQASESHARLAQGYLLSGETIQWFFAQYLRDDRDRDDWRFAPLDAAGGQPDFAGVAPVWIAAADHDPLYDEDLAYAAKLEHAGVPVTLARYEGMIHEFFKMGGFVPEVARAHEDAVRALRAALAS is encoded by the coding sequence ATGCCGCTCAATCCAAAAATCGCGCAAATCCTTGAGATGGTCGCGCGCGCGAACCGCCCGCCGTATCACACGCTGACGCCGCAACAGGCGCGCGCCGCCTACGCGATGAGCGCGCCGATCCTCGATATCGCGCCGCTGCCGATGCATGCCGTGGAAGACTTGCGCATTCCCACGCGCGATGGCTTCGAAATCGGCGTGCGCGTCTATCATCCGGTCACGCCGAACTGGGCCGAGCCTGCCGCCGCGCTGCTCTATCTGCATGGCGGCGGCTTCACGGTCGGCAGTATCGAGACGCACGATGCGCTCTGCCGCAAGTTCGCGCATGACGCGGCTTGCGCGGTCGTATCGGTCGATTACCGACTCGCGCCCGAACACAAGTTTCCGGTTGCCGTGAACGATGCCTTCGACGCGCTGCAATGGCTCGCGCGCGAAGCGCCGACGCTCGGCATCGATGCTGCGCGGCTCGCGATCGGCGGCGACAGCGCGGGCGGCACGCTCGCCACCGTCTGCGCGGTCCTTGCGCGCGACGCGGGCATCGCGCTGCGGCTGCAACTCCTGATCTATCCCGGCACGAGCGCGCATCAGGCGAGCGAATCGCATGCGCGGCTCGCGCAAGGCTATCTGCTCTCGGGCGAGACGATCCAGTGGTTCTTCGCGCAATATCTGCGCGATGACCGCGATCGCGACGACTGGCGCTTCGCCCCGCTCGATGCGGCGGGCGGCCAGCCGGATTTCGCAGGCGTCGCGCCCGTGTGGATCGCGGCGGCGGATCACGATCCGCTCTACGACGAAGACCTCGCGTATGCCGCGAAGCTCGAGCACGCGGGCGTGCCGGTCACGCTCGCGCGCTACGAAGGCATGATCCACGAGTTCTTCAAAATGGGCGGATTCGTGCCGGAAGTGGCGCGCGCGCATGAAGACGCGGTGAGGGCGTTGCGGGCGGCGCTCGCGAGCTGA